A single genomic interval of Chloracidobacterium validum harbors:
- the obgE gene encoding GTPase ObgE yields the protein MFVDEAIIYVAGGQGGNGCMAFRREKFVPRGGPSGGDGGDGGTVYLRASHHLNTLLAFRYNPRYAAERGGHGEGSNRHGRNGADCTVDVPVGTLVYDAATGEPLADLTTHGQTVAVARGGRGGRGNARFASSVNRAPRRHEPGRPGEQRTLRLELKLLADVGLLGYPNAGKSTLISAVSAARPKIADYPFTTLVPNLGVVGLDDYRSFVVADIPGIIEGAHEGRGLGLQFLRHVERTRLLLHLVDVSVLAERDPVAAYDAIERELALYDPELAARPRLAVATKQDVADPDRAAALTAHCARLGVDCFPVSSVTGEGLKPLIRRIAQLLFDEP from the coding sequence ATGTTTGTTGATGAAGCCATCATTTACGTCGCTGGTGGTCAGGGCGGCAATGGGTGTATGGCGTTTCGCCGTGAAAAATTCGTGCCACGGGGTGGCCCGTCCGGCGGCGATGGCGGCGATGGCGGCACGGTCTATCTGCGGGCGAGCCATCACCTGAACACGCTGCTGGCGTTTCGTTACAACCCGCGCTATGCCGCCGAACGCGGCGGCCATGGTGAAGGCAGCAATCGCCACGGCCGCAATGGCGCGGATTGCACGGTTGACGTTCCGGTGGGGACGCTCGTCTATGATGCCGCCACCGGCGAGCCACTTGCCGACCTCACCACGCACGGGCAAACCGTCGCCGTTGCCCGCGGTGGACGCGGCGGGCGCGGCAACGCGCGTTTTGCCAGTTCGGTCAACCGTGCGCCGCGTCGCCACGAGCCAGGCCGTCCCGGCGAACAGCGCACGCTGCGCCTCGAACTCAAACTCCTCGCGGATGTCGGCCTGCTTGGCTACCCTAATGCGGGCAAGTCCACATTGATTTCAGCCGTCTCGGCCGCGCGTCCCAAGATCGCTGACTATCCGTTCACAACGCTTGTGCCGAACCTGGGCGTCGTTGGGCTGGACGACTACCGGAGCTTTGTGGTGGCCGACATTCCCGGCATCATCGAGGGGGCGCATGAGGGGCGCGGCCTTGGCTTGCAGTTCCTGCGGCATGTTGAACGCACGCGCTTGTTGCTTCACTTGGTGGATGTTTCAGTCCTTGCTGAACGCGACCCGGTTGCTGCTTATGACGCAATCGAGCGTGAGCTGGCGCTCTACGACCCGGAGCTGGCGGCGCGTCCCCGTCTCGCCGTTGCCACCAAGCAGGATGTCGCCGACCCCGACCGCGCGGCCGCACTCACTGCCCACTGCGCGCGGCTGGGCGTGGACTGTTTTCCGGTTTCGTCCGTCACCGGCGAAGGCCTCAAACCGCTCATTCGGCGCATTGCTCAACTGTTGTTCGACGAGCCATGA
- a CDS encoding PA domain-containing protein gives MRQQSHTPSRAPRIGVFFVIGLLTLCGLPSAFSFGTTQATAGRTDDPYRETLDFVAHVTRRQADGQPIRQLKNGTVMMDLGDGFQHVALARTEPDGRVTVACVGSLPEAEAFLRGERNGTHDDPADHDHPFDRELSPGRDLVLPPDRMQVGAATGPAASRENAQGSTFVIRNTNEPGVGFNDPTPTAPVGGNPGTTLGQQRLNVFQRAAEIWGATLRSNVPIVIAGQFTSLPSGVLGSAGTTVIFRNFPNAPFTDTWYHYALANALASQDLSVQDPPRSQINTNFSTNSNFYLGLDNNAPPDQVDLLTVVLHEFSHGLGFSTFVNTANGRNNGASDTDPNGGFTDCYARLLRDENLNLNWNQMTADQRQASAINTGNLTWTGSTTQSALPLTLDPAPVLRVERTPPEFIAVNQASFGGAITLGGLTRPLVAAQPPLACGPLSNPGAVNTNFALVDRGDCPFVDKAANAQQAGAQGLIIANNIAGGFSPGGTAPNITIPVVGISQADGATLRNFLSSGSVTATLLLDPTRPAGTTNGRIRMFAPNPRQAGSSVSHWDSTVRPRLLMEPAITPRLPRTQDLTLNLFRDIGWTVNPIFSAPGVGLPASGSGMPQSVTINATGAWTVSGIPDWVTGFPAAGNLLTTVSFQVAANPGAQRTATLTLSPGGNTFTITQSGSADVAPTITSSPNVTLTPGQPSSFLITASGVPTPTITLVGGTLPPGITFTGGDGSAVLVGTPPAGTTGVFLLSIQATNGTGVANQTLTVTVQAGACAFTVTPTSINVGGDAVSNATLTITTGPTCAWEARVRNIDAPWIKLISAQLASGQVITPRMVANLGDEARRLAISGIGNATLTFAVGRNPGATPRAGTFFVAGQFVTVTQAGSSGPGAPIGSTMAMFRPSNGYMYLKNRLISDFADNDFFYGLAGDTPIAGDWNGDGVDTPGIYRNVNGTMTFFLINNNTGGFADVSFAFGGVGDVPIAGDWDGNGTVTCGVYRPSAQTFFLRNTNTAGNPDLTVVITGAQAMDVPIAGQWTVSSNVTGLGLYRPGTGQFFLKNANVSGPADATFTVTTSGTVVRPVAGDWTRQGFAAVGVVVNLNGTIQFQLRTSNTSGPPDIRVNYGVPGDVPLIGNWDGQPKPPPVSVP, from the coding sequence ATGCGTCAGCAATCCCATACGCCATCGCGTGCCCCACGGATTGGGGTGTTCTTTGTGATTGGTCTCCTGACCCTCTGTGGGCTGCCTTCAGCCTTTTCATTTGGGACAACCCAGGCCACAGCCGGCCGCACTGACGACCCATACCGTGAAACGCTTGACTTCGTGGCGCACGTGACGCGGCGGCAGGCAGACGGCCAGCCCATTCGCCAACTCAAAAATGGAACGGTGATGATGGATTTGGGAGATGGTTTTCAGCACGTGGCGCTGGCGCGGACGGAACCAGATGGTCGCGTGACGGTCGCTTGCGTTGGAAGCTTGCCCGAAGCGGAGGCCTTCTTGCGCGGTGAACGTAACGGAACCCATGACGATCCGGCTGACCATGACCATCCCTTTGACCGGGAGCTGTCCCCTGGTCGTGACCTCGTCCTGCCACCGGACCGCATGCAGGTCGGCGCTGCCACCGGCCCAGCCGCCAGCCGCGAGAACGCCCAGGGTTCGACCTTTGTCATTCGCAACACCAACGAACCCGGTGTCGGATTCAACGATCCCACACCGACTGCGCCGGTCGGCGGCAACCCCGGGACAACGCTTGGACAGCAGCGGCTCAATGTCTTTCAGCGCGCGGCTGAAATTTGGGGCGCTACCCTGCGGAGCAATGTGCCGATTGTGATTGCCGGTCAATTTACGTCGCTGCCCAGCGGTGTGCTTGGTTCGGCCGGAACAACGGTGATTTTCAGGAACTTTCCCAATGCCCCCTTCACGGACACGTGGTATCACTATGCGCTCGCCAATGCACTGGCGAGCCAGGATTTATCCGTACAAGACCCTCCGCGTTCGCAGATCAACACCAACTTCAGCACAAACTCCAATTTTTACCTTGGCTTGGACAACAATGCCCCGCCCGACCAGGTAGATTTGTTGACCGTCGTCCTGCATGAGTTCTCCCACGGCTTAGGCTTCAGCACCTTTGTCAATACGGCCAACGGACGGAACAACGGCGCATCCGACACCGACCCAAACGGTGGCTTTACGGATTGCTATGCGCGCCTGCTACGGGATGAAAATCTCAACCTGAACTGGAATCAAATGACTGCCGACCAGCGACAAGCGTCGGCTATCAACACCGGCAACCTCACCTGGACCGGGTCAACGACCCAGAGCGCACTGCCGCTTACCCTGGACCCGGCCCCGGTACTGCGCGTCGAGCGCACGCCGCCGGAGTTCATTGCAGTCAACCAGGCAAGCTTTGGGGGGGCGATTACGCTAGGCGGATTGACGCGCCCGCTCGTGGCGGCCCAACCGCCACTGGCCTGTGGGCCGCTATCCAATCCGGGCGCGGTCAATACGAACTTCGCGTTGGTGGATCGGGGCGATTGCCCATTCGTGGACAAAGCCGCCAATGCGCAACAGGCCGGCGCGCAAGGTCTCATCATTGCCAACAACATCGCCGGTGGCTTCAGTCCAGGTGGCACGGCGCCCAACATCACCATTCCGGTGGTCGGCATTTCGCAGGCGGATGGCGCAACACTGCGCAACTTTTTATCAAGTGGAAGCGTGACGGCAACGCTATTGCTTGATCCGACGCGCCCGGCCGGCACCACCAACGGGCGGATTCGGATGTTTGCGCCGAATCCACGCCAGGCGGGGTCATCAGTGTCGCACTGGGATAGCACCGTGCGACCGCGGCTGCTCATGGAACCGGCTATTACGCCGCGCCTGCCGCGAACGCAAGACCTTACGCTCAATCTCTTTCGTGACATCGGTTGGACGGTCAACCCGATTTTCTCAGCTCCAGGGGTAGGCCTACCGGCCAGTGGCTCCGGCATGCCACAGTCCGTTACCATCAATGCAACCGGGGCGTGGACAGTATCGGGGATTCCCGATTGGGTGACGGGCTTTCCAGCAGCCGGCAACTTATTGACGACAGTGAGTTTTCAGGTGGCGGCGAACCCGGGCGCACAGCGTACGGCGACGCTGACGCTCAGTCCTGGCGGCAACACGTTCACGATCACGCAGAGCGGATCAGCCGATGTGGCTCCGACGATTACCAGTTCGCCAAACGTCACACTCACGCCTGGGCAGCCCTCCAGCTTCTTGATTACGGCCAGCGGCGTGCCGACCCCAACTATCACGTTGGTTGGGGGAACACTGCCGCCAGGTATCACCTTCACCGGTGGCGATGGCAGCGCGGTGCTCGTGGGGACACCACCAGCCGGAACGACCGGCGTGTTTTTGCTCTCCATTCAAGCCACCAACGGCACCGGCGTTGCCAATCAAACGCTGACCGTGACGGTTCAGGCAGGCGCTTGTGCCTTTACCGTGACACCGACCAGCATCAACGTTGGTGGGGATGCCGTTTCAAATGCAACCTTGACGATTACAACTGGCCCAACCTGCGCTTGGGAGGCGCGCGTCCGCAACATTGACGCGCCGTGGATCAAGCTCATTTCTGCTCAACTGGCCAGTGGACAAGTCATCACGCCCCGGATGGTTGCCAACCTTGGCGATGAAGCGCGACGGCTGGCGATTTCTGGAATCGGCAATGCGACGTTAACCTTTGCTGTAGGGCGCAATCCCGGCGCGACGCCACGCGCGGGGACGTTCTTCGTCGCCGGGCAGTTCGTGACGGTGACGCAGGCTGGGTCGAGCGGGCCGGGTGCGCCCATCGGCTCGACGATGGCGATGTTTCGACCGTCGAACGGGTATATGTACCTGAAAAATCGGCTGATTTCAGACTTCGCGGACAACGACTTCTTTTATGGGCTGGCCGGGGATACGCCGATTGCTGGTGACTGGAACGGCGACGGGGTTGACACACCGGGGATTTACCGGAATGTCAATGGAACGATGACGTTTTTCCTCATCAACAACAACACGGGCGGGTTCGCGGATGTGTCATTCGCGTTTGGTGGGGTCGGGGATGTGCCGATTGCGGGAGACTGGGACGGGAACGGGACGGTGACGTGCGGGGTGTATCGTCCGAGCGCGCAGACGTTTTTCCTGCGAAACACGAACACGGCGGGGAATCCCGACCTGACGGTGGTGATCACGGGTGCGCAGGCGATGGACGTGCCGATTGCCGGGCAGTGGACGGTATCGAGCAACGTGACCGGGCTAGGGTTGTACCGTCCGGGGACGGGGCAGTTTTTCCTGAAGAATGCCAACGTGAGCGGCCCAGCGGATGCGACCTTCACGGTGACAACGAGTGGGACAGTGGTGCGTCCGGTAGCTGGAGATTGGACGCGGCAGGGTTTCGCGGCGGTCGGGGTGGTGGTGAACCTGAACGGGACGATTCAGTTCCAGTTGCGGACATCGAACACGAGCGGACCGCCGGACATTCGCGTGAACTACGGCGTGCCTGGAGATGTGCCGTTGATCGGGAACTGGGATGGGCAACCCAAACCGCCGCCGGTCTCCGTGCCATAA
- a CDS encoding aminoacetone oxidase family FAD-binding enzyme → MARWDADIVIVGAGAAGLMAGIWAGRTAPRTRIVALDGAQRLGAKILVAGGGRCNVTHERVTATDFAGSPPEAIRRVLRRFDVAAVVAFFEALGVRLKREASGKLFPATDQARTIRDALLKAAADAGVDCSHPRRVEAIRRADDGFLVCGNWGALTARHVILATGGKSLPKSGSDGHGYRLAAALGHTVTSTFPALVPLVLPPDHPLCALGGITTPATLRVRSGPGKTLASATGSLLCTHFGLSGPVALDMSRHWLAARLADPAAHLVINWLPALPDADVEQSLQTLGRSTVLRFLSERLPERLARSLLLLAEVMPTRTGAQLTRAERRALVSVLTQWVAPVIGDRGFTYAETTAGGVPLRELDLARMASRRCPGLYLCGEICDVDGRIGGFNFQWAWSSGYVAGVAAAQAVLADTAHGSSNNS, encoded by the coding sequence ATGGCAAGGTGGGATGCCGACATTGTGATTGTCGGGGCCGGCGCGGCCGGACTCATGGCCGGCATCTGGGCCGGACGAACGGCACCACGCACCCGGATTGTCGCCCTCGATGGCGCCCAGCGCCTTGGCGCGAAGATTCTGGTTGCCGGTGGGGGGCGCTGCAACGTGACTCACGAACGGGTAACGGCCACGGATTTTGCCGGCTCGCCTCCGGAAGCCATTCGCCGCGTGCTGAGGCGCTTTGATGTAGCAGCGGTCGTTGCCTTTTTCGAGGCGCTGGGCGTACGGCTCAAACGCGAAGCCAGCGGCAAGCTGTTTCCAGCGACCGACCAAGCGCGCACCATCCGCGATGCCCTGCTGAAAGCTGCGGCTGACGCTGGTGTGGATTGCTCCCATCCACGCCGTGTTGAAGCCATCCGGCGTGCCGACGATGGTTTTCTCGTGTGTGGCAACTGGGGCGCGCTCACGGCCCGGCACGTCATCCTGGCGACGGGTGGGAAAAGCCTGCCGAAGTCCGGCTCGGATGGCCACGGCTACCGGCTGGCAGCAGCCTTGGGGCATACCGTAACGTCCACCTTTCCGGCGTTGGTTCCGCTCGTCCTGCCGCCAGACCATCCCCTGTGCGCACTCGGCGGTATCACCACACCAGCCACGCTACGGGTCAGGTCTGGACCGGGCAAAACGCTGGCGTCGGCGACCGGCTCGCTGCTGTGTACCCACTTCGGGCTATCCGGTCCGGTCGCGCTCGATATGAGTCGCCACTGGCTGGCAGCACGCCTCGCGGATCCAGCCGCGCATTTGGTCATCAACTGGCTACCGGCTCTGCCAGACGCCGATGTGGAGCAGTCGCTCCAGACGCTGGGGCGGTCAACGGTGCTGCGCTTTTTGAGTGAGCGCCTCCCGGAACGTCTGGCGCGAAGCCTCCTTTTGCTGGCGGAAGTCATGCCGACCCGAACCGGAGCGCAGCTCACCCGCGCTGAACGCCGGGCCCTTGTCAGTGTCTTGACGCAGTGGGTTGCGCCGGTCATCGGCGACCGTGGATTTACCTACGCGGAGACGACGGCCGGCGGTGTTCCGCTGCGCGAGCTTGACTTGGCGCGCATGGCCTCACGGCGCTGTCCGGGACTGTACCTGTGCGGGGAAATCTGCGACGTGGACGGCCGCATCGGCGGCTTCAATTTTCAATGGGCCTGGTCCAGCGGCTACGTCGCCGGCGTGGCAGCGGCGCAGGCGGTGCTTGCGGACACAGCTCATGGCTCGTCGAACAACAGTTGA
- the rplU gene encoding 50S ribosomal protein L21, giving the protein MPYAIVTTGGKQFRVAEGDVVQVPSLEAEPGKTVSLEVLAMHTGSEFKVGAPRLTGASVTASVIGHGRAKKIIVFKFKRRKQYRRKRGHRQNFTALHIQKIELAA; this is encoded by the coding sequence ATGCCTTACGCCATTGTGACTACAGGTGGGAAGCAGTTTCGGGTTGCTGAAGGGGATGTCGTCCAAGTGCCAAGCTTGGAGGCTGAACCTGGGAAAACGGTAAGCCTCGAAGTGCTCGCCATGCACACCGGTTCGGAATTCAAAGTGGGCGCGCCCCGCTTGACAGGGGCAAGCGTGACAGCCTCGGTCATCGGGCATGGACGCGCCAAAAAAATCATCGTCTTCAAGTTCAAGCGGCGGAAGCAATACCGACGCAAGCGTGGCCATCGCCAGAACTTCACGGCGTTGCACATTCAGAAAATTGAACTGGCTGCCTAG
- the rpmA gene encoding 50S ribosomal protein L27: MAHKKGVGSSRNGRDSHSKRLGVKRFGNQFVKAGEILVRQRGTRFKPGQNVGIGRDHTLFALKSGHLRFRDRGQLGRYIEVIPVEAPVSAATAAA, from the coding sequence ATGGCTCATAAGAAAGGCGTTGGGAGTTCTCGGAATGGACGCGATTCACACTCAAAGCGACTGGGCGTCAAGCGCTTTGGCAATCAGTTTGTCAAGGCGGGGGAAATTCTCGTTCGGCAGCGCGGCACACGCTTCAAGCCCGGCCAGAATGTTGGCATCGGGCGGGACCATACGCTCTTTGCCTTGAAGTCAGGTCACTTGCGTTTCCGTGACCGTGGGCAGCTTGGTCGTTACATAGAGGTCATTCCGGTGGAAGCGCCGGTTTCCGCAGCCACGGCCGCGGCCTAG
- the lspA gene encoding signal peptidase II, whose protein sequence is MTTPSARGARPPYRDFLAAGGLVLLDQLSKWWVYWALRPEDTVVRVLPGFFHLRYAENPGIAFSLFDSGTPTMRLTLLAIALCAALGVGLYLWWTPGERRLLRLTLVCLLGGIVGNAVDRVVHGAVVDFLDFHWGSWHFPTFNLADSCITLGAILLALDTLRDLRPAPRMDT, encoded by the coding sequence GTGACGACCCCTTCGGCACGCGGTGCCAGGCCGCCCTACCGCGATTTTCTGGCAGCCGGTGGGCTGGTTCTACTCGATCAGTTGAGCAAGTGGTGGGTTTACTGGGCGCTGCGGCCAGAAGACACGGTGGTGCGTGTCCTGCCGGGTTTTTTTCATTTGCGCTACGCTGAAAACCCCGGCATTGCCTTCAGCCTGTTCGACAGTGGCACGCCCACAATGCGACTCACATTGCTGGCAATTGCCCTGTGCGCCGCACTGGGCGTCGGGCTGTATCTGTGGTGGACACCCGGCGAGCGCCGCCTCCTGCGCCTCACGCTGGTCTGCCTGCTTGGCGGGATCGTGGGCAACGCGGTTGACCGGGTCGTTCACGGCGCGGTAGTTGACTTTCTCGATTTCCACTGGGGGAGCTGGCACTTCCCAACGTTCAACCTCGCGGATAGCTGCATCACGCTGGGGGCCATCCTGCTGGCCCTGGACACGCTGCGTGACCTGCGGCCCGCGCCCCGGATGGATACGTAG